In a single window of the Terrirubrum flagellatum genome:
- a CDS encoding carbohydrate ABC transporter permease — protein MTIDAAGALPIREAAGARRRRVRSRTSVNDSLGHLVLIGLSIVCLFPVYWMIVSSLRPANEIFETRLWPTSASLANYATALNSIPIWRMLLNTLFVSSVVTIIQLFTGLLAAYGFARWRFPFSRLFLPLIALTWLAPFQVVMIPNYLLVAQLDLLDSITALILPHFASALCVVLLTQAMRSFPKEIIEAARMDGARSWRILWQVVAPNLRGSIASLAILIFISTWNEYFWPLLLSRTPENSVIQIGIQMFMTQEGTLWGPLMAASTMASLPILALYVVLQRQVIQSFMKSGLR, from the coding sequence ATGACAATTGATGCGGCTGGCGCCCTGCCCATCCGGGAAGCCGCAGGAGCGCGCCGGAGGCGGGTAAGGTCGCGAACATCCGTCAACGATTCGCTGGGCCATCTCGTTCTGATTGGCCTGTCGATCGTCTGCCTTTTCCCGGTCTACTGGATGATCGTCAGCTCACTGAGGCCAGCGAACGAGATTTTCGAGACGCGCCTGTGGCCGACGAGCGCCTCGCTCGCCAACTACGCCACGGCGCTCAATTCGATACCGATCTGGCGAATGCTGCTGAACACGCTGTTCGTCTCGTCTGTCGTGACAATCATCCAATTGTTCACGGGCCTGCTCGCCGCGTACGGATTTGCGCGCTGGCGCTTCCCCTTCTCCAGGCTCTTTCTCCCCCTGATCGCGCTGACCTGGTTGGCGCCGTTTCAGGTCGTCATGATCCCGAACTACTTGCTCGTCGCGCAGCTCGACCTTCTCGACTCCATCACGGCGCTCATTCTTCCGCATTTCGCGTCCGCGCTGTGCGTAGTGCTGCTGACGCAGGCCATGCGCTCCTTTCCCAAAGAGATCATCGAGGCCGCGCGGATGGACGGGGCGCGAAGCTGGCGCATCCTGTGGCAGGTGGTCGCGCCCAATTTACGCGGCTCGATCGCCTCGCTCGCGATCCTCATCTTCATCTCGACCTGGAACGAGTATTTCTGGCCGCTCCTGCTCTCGCGCACGCCGGAGAACAGCGTCATCCAGATCGGCATCCAGATGTTCATGACCCAGGAAGGGACGCTATGGGGGCCGCTCATGGCCGCCTCGACCATGGCGAGCCTGCCAATCCTTGCGCTCTATGTTGTTCTCCAGCGCCAGGTCATCCAGTCATTCATGAAATCGGGGCTGCGATAA
- a CDS encoding tyrosine-protein phosphatase — MSVTFDRLLNVAGAYNVRDLGGYAVREGETSWRRVLRADGLHRLAPESVEQLYDAGVRTVIDLRHADELAHQPNPFSGHRSVAYLNIPLFAQLAPQPAPAAPAKDALLDLYLLALTTRKSAIRETLSAIADATEGTVLFHCTAGKDRTGIIAALTLGIAGADRSTIVSDYALTGALIAPMIEDILAGAKARGADIALLTPLLACQAETMLAMLDHLDDNHGGVDGYLADIGLQTTSREKIRARLVGLEHSRKVT, encoded by the coding sequence ATGTCCGTCACCTTCGACCGCCTGCTGAACGTCGCCGGCGCCTACAATGTCAGGGATCTCGGCGGCTACGCCGTGCGAGAAGGCGAGACGTCCTGGCGCCGCGTCCTGCGCGCTGATGGCCTGCATCGCCTCGCGCCTGAAAGTGTGGAACAGCTCTACGACGCCGGCGTTCGCACTGTGATCGACCTTCGCCATGCCGACGAACTTGCGCATCAACCCAACCCCTTCAGCGGTCATCGCAGCGTCGCCTATCTCAATATCCCGCTGTTCGCGCAGCTTGCGCCTCAACCGGCGCCGGCGGCGCCTGCGAAGGACGCTCTCCTCGATCTCTACCTGCTTGCGCTGACGACGCGGAAGAGCGCAATCCGCGAGACGCTTTCGGCGATCGCCGATGCGACCGAAGGCACCGTGCTGTTTCATTGCACCGCGGGGAAGGACAGGACGGGCATTATCGCCGCGCTCACTCTCGGCATCGCGGGCGCTGACAGATCCACGATCGTGAGCGACTACGCGCTGACAGGCGCGCTCATCGCTCCCATGATCGAAGACATCCTCGCCGGAGCAAAGGCGCGAGGCGCCGACATCGCCCTGCTGACCCCGCTGCTCGCCTGTCAGGCCGAGACGATGCTGGCGATGCTTGATCATCTCGACGACAATCATGGCGGCGTCGACGGCTATCTCGCCGACATCGGATTGCAGACGACCTCACGCGAGAAGATCCGCGCCCGCCTGGTCGGCCTCGAACACAGCAGGAAGGTGACGTGA
- a CDS encoding sn-glycerol-3-phosphate ABC transporter ATP-binding protein UgpC, whose product MAEISIRDVRKSYDAKEILHGLSLDVANGEFVVIVGPSGCGKSTLLRMIAGLEDITHGEIAINREVVNDIDPADRGCAMVFQNYALYPHMTVRENMGYPLRIARMPKDLREKRVAELAAILDLSDYLDRRPNQLSGGQRQRVAMGRAIAREPAVFLFDEPLSNLDAKLRVQMRIEIKRLHKRLKATSIFVTHDQVEAMTLADKLVVMNGGRIEQIGSPASVYRRPASTFVASFLGAPPMNLASATVAGPRQISLDGAPNFVVPTANDLPLKSGAPVTIGVRPEDIVLTTDAGQGLGGRIDLIEELGGSQVAYCQTLAQEFSVVLPRGSAETEDQQIFMRFPAACLHLFDAQTGQRI is encoded by the coding sequence ATGGCTGAGATCTCGATACGCGACGTCAGAAAGAGTTATGACGCCAAAGAGATTCTTCACGGCCTCAGTCTCGATGTGGCGAACGGCGAGTTCGTCGTCATCGTTGGCCCATCCGGCTGCGGAAAGTCCACCCTGTTGCGCATGATCGCGGGTCTCGAAGACATCACGCACGGCGAGATCGCCATCAACCGCGAGGTCGTCAACGACATCGATCCCGCCGATCGCGGTTGCGCCATGGTGTTCCAGAACTACGCGCTCTATCCGCATATGACGGTGCGCGAGAATATGGGCTATCCACTGCGCATCGCCAGAATGCCGAAGGATTTGCGCGAGAAGCGCGTGGCCGAGCTCGCCGCAATTCTCGACCTCTCGGACTATCTCGACCGGCGTCCGAACCAACTGTCGGGCGGGCAGCGTCAGCGCGTCGCCATGGGTCGCGCGATCGCGCGTGAACCGGCGGTCTTTCTGTTCGATGAGCCCTTGTCGAATCTCGACGCCAAATTGCGCGTGCAGATGCGCATCGAGATCAAGAGGCTGCACAAGCGGCTGAAGGCGACCAGCATCTTCGTCACGCATGATCAGGTCGAGGCCATGACGCTGGCCGACAAGCTCGTGGTGATGAATGGCGGCCGGATCGAGCAGATCGGATCGCCGGCCTCCGTCTATCGCCGGCCGGCCTCAACCTTTGTCGCTTCATTTCTCGGCGCGCCGCCGATGAATCTCGCCAGCGCCACCGTCGCCGGCCCCCGCCAAATTTCACTCGACGGAGCGCCGAACTTCGTCGTGCCGACCGCAAACGACCTGCCGCTGAAGTCGGGTGCTCCCGTCACGATTGGCGTCAGGCCGGAGGACATCGTGCTGACGACCGATGCCGGCCAAGGCCTCGGCGGCCGGATCGATCTCATCGAGGAGCTTGGCGGAAGCCAGGTCGCCTATTGCCAGACGCTCGCCCAGGAATTTTCCGTCGTGTTGCCTCGCGGCAGCGCCGAAACGGAGGACCAGCAGATTTTCATGCGGTTCCCCGCAGCGTGTCTGCATCTCTTCGACGCGCAGACTGGTCAGCGAATTTGA
- a CDS encoding peptide deformylase, whose amino-acid sequence MAVRSIVKFPDARLRAVASLVTNFGDDLRQLADDLLDTMRAAPGVGVTAPHIGVLQRVVVIELAGFKTPRIYINPEIVWTSSERIEATEGSVSMPGAAEKMERYATIRVRFQGLDGVEREEEASGFHAVCLQHEIDQLDGVFWIQKLSRLKRERLIKRYEKHASGR is encoded by the coding sequence ATGGCGGTCAGGTCTATTGTAAAATTCCCGGACGCTCGGCTCCGCGCGGTCGCGTCGCTCGTCACCAACTTCGGAGATGATCTGCGACAGCTTGCGGACGATCTTCTCGACACGATGCGAGCCGCGCCTGGCGTCGGCGTCACCGCGCCGCACATTGGCGTGCTGCAGCGTGTTGTCGTCATCGAACTCGCTGGCTTCAAGACGCCTCGCATCTACATCAATCCCGAGATCGTTTGGACATCGTCCGAACGGATCGAAGCGACCGAGGGCAGCGTGTCGATGCCAGGCGCCGCTGAAAAGATGGAGCGCTACGCGACTATCCGCGTGCGCTTTCAAGGCCTCGACGGCGTTGAGCGAGAAGAGGAAGCCAGCGGCTTTCACGCCGTTTGCTTGCAACACGAGATAGATCAGCTTGACGGGGTTTTCTGGATTCAGAAGCTTTCACGATTGAAACGAGAGCGGCTCATCAAGCGGTACGAGAAGCACGCGAGCGGCAGATGA
- a CDS encoding FixH family protein has product MTFHLINRAVAAAFASLLSATVLSSARAEIQDYEFQLVDASPKVGAAVIEARLVNKKTGKNIPDAVISASRIDMAPDGMEAMTSRIEQTPSAEPGVYRFRTNLTMEGGWRLSLAAKVQGETGTVESRLVLRAIR; this is encoded by the coding sequence ATGACCTTTCACCTTATAAACCGCGCTGTCGCGGCGGCGTTCGCCAGCCTTCTTTCGGCGACGGTCCTCTCATCAGCGAGGGCCGAAATTCAGGACTACGAGTTCCAACTCGTCGACGCCTCACCGAAAGTCGGCGCGGCCGTGATCGAAGCGCGGCTCGTGAACAAGAAGACCGGCAAAAACATCCCGGACGCGGTGATCTCGGCGAGCCGCATCGACATGGCGCCCGACGGTATGGAGGCGATGACGTCGCGCATCGAACAGACGCCGTCGGCCGAGCCGGGCGTCTATCGTTTCCGCACAAATCTCACGATGGAAGGCGGCTGGCGCCTGTCGCTCGCCGCCAAGGTGCAAGGCGAGACTGGCACGGTTGAAAGCCGTCTCGTTCTCAGGGCGATCAGATGA